Proteins found in one Oryza glaberrima chromosome 4, OglaRS2, whole genome shotgun sequence genomic segment:
- the LOC127772334 gene encoding uncharacterized protein LOC127772334, producing the protein MGFISFVGRVLFASIFLLSAYQEFSEFGTDGGPAAKALKPKFNLFMQQVSKSLGMAVPHIDIKTVIAATMFLKGFGGLLFIISSSFGAFLLLLYLAFITPVVYDFYNYEMESSQFVQLFVKFSQNLALFGALLFFLGMKNSIPRRHSKRRAGKTKTN; encoded by the exons atggGATTCATCTCGTTCGTCGGGAGGGTGCTCTTCgcctccatcttcctcctctccgcctaCCAAGA GTTTAGTGAATTTGGGACTGATGGTGGACCAGCAGCAAAGGCCTTGAAGCCAAAATTCAATCTATTTATGCAGCAAGTGTCCAAGAGCTTAGGAATGGCAGTGCCACATATTGAT ATAAAGACTGTCATTGCTGCTACCATGTTTCTTAAAGGCTTTGGTGGTCTTCTGTTCATCATCAGCAGCTCATTTGGAGCATTCCTACTG CTCCTGTACTTAGCATTTATAACACCTGTTGTGTATGACTTCTACAACTATGAAATGGAGTCTTCACAATTTGTTCAGCTTTTCGTCAAGTTCTCACAG AATTTGGCACTTTTTGGTGCCCTGCTTTTCTTCTTGGGAATGAAGAACTCTATTCCTAGAAGACATTCCAAGAGGAGGGCCGGGAAGACCAAGACAAACTGA